In Hydractinia symbiolongicarpus strain clone_291-10 chromosome 15, HSymV2.1, whole genome shotgun sequence, one DNA window encodes the following:
- the LOC130628834 gene encoding uncharacterized protein LOC130628834, translating into MASSVFYNAGNVNFSGENITLNEEKHPGIHSSNDRLNQRAPLPYSGGEFKDFKVDQVYASSIKRKKLNCVNRPSQKQYLISRRLGADGQTPHKTHQSPQTEILPPLPRRSRIITFVSKKDTTNTARYLISPKVTKLDAVLKDASYLLKLDYGPLYSIEGHQILSVDELFRGNNTYIAYGRFDKPNSARSLPLQKGHSTRDYGIPDTLESRKAFNILPNEFQSDTPRISPKKTMQLLGPTCEGVERIAAKQGDTLWLATVKTSDIEDAGSDNTAYITLYGDKGKTSEINLGVPVHTQRYYRNSINEADFRIKDVGDLYKIRIGHDNDGNWSSWHLESVILTNLETSKEYNFDCNQWLSREKSDGKIFREFAVKKADQDIQPQENQHKDKQKVMADNKLEAESEVKVMSKLSGKALCYNNKNQKLHGTGQGKHCCTWSIRNGEDADTHLLFSVYDSKYIAINENQIHLTKGNPGLLNEFYVLTNADGEASFESVVYSGIFLGCDEKGQIAIAKGTAQNKWFYIKAKMSEIPTTEEHEKIICEDASNIVNVNDKSEEVVRPAENNETKEIKNIKNLCINKKKGDNSKNKQNSAKKEQTFISSSNPSKQTPPLILPRYSPVPPSTGKPTYKRIPPRANRPSSSTLSNFTPQSDCSKSINKERDTGYSTRRKGAKQEQNKDKSNVKRELQNISVEYNDETKKEDLIDSAKQNEKQPVVDQVPVEIILDKKETNKMRKKKAKLKKEEKKKEKKKLVIPSEKKKSKDKDSTKEKSEPVVEKVEDTTENFIQSESDVVTKDVFPKETLKEKDDTKENENNKESRKYRQTKEEKLRVEKCKNRKAGNCQGKQLDDKEGMRHKKTIGNENEDKDKKDSKGNEKPLIGEEDKEVGGCQKNKKPKLDKVTDPEKEVEEQPQQEREDKKCEIKDVENNFKRKKEGNVGDKQVRVTCKKQEEVDMEGELERIIETSVSIAEIKDEEKKVKEKEVNYCGLEDVLNESIEENRKKKEEVKEKKEVNEKKVMEIKEEPQNEIIAIKENEDKNNNNEQQRSQNVSTKDKKSHVIEKNNEEQVIEEQKVGFSQERQNIEEPIKSQLENKDADEAIHETDKKPDKKSRTKNRKLKEDDEEYIKYLNRFNLWRETRLKQLHNIDL; encoded by the exons ATGGCTTCATCAGTGTTTTATAATGCTGGCAACGTTAACTTTTCTGGTGAGAATATAACTTTAAACGAAGAAAAACATCCTGGTATTCATTCATCAAATGACAGACTTAATCAAAGAGCGCCTCTACCGTATAGCGGTGGCGAGTTTAAAGATTTCAAAGTTGACCAGGTGTATGCTTCAAGTATCAAgagaaagaaattaaactgCGTAAACAGACCAagtcaaaaacaatatttaatttCTCGAAGATTAGGTGCTGACGGTCAGACACCTCACAAAACACATCAGTCCCCACAAACAGAGATTTTGCCACCGTTGCCAAGGAGAAGCAGAATCATAACTTTCGTCTCTAAGAAAGACACAACAAATACGGCTAGATACCTTATTTCGCCAAAAGTTACCAAATTAGATGCAGTTTTAAAAGATGCAAGTTACTTGTTGAAGTTGGATTATGGACCACTTTATTCTATTGAGGGACATCAG ATTTTATCAGTAGATGAACTATTTCGTGGTAATAATACATATATTGCTTATGGACGCTTTGATAAACCAAACTCCGCGAGAAGCCTGCCACTTCAAAAGG GACACTCAACTAGAGATTATGGCATTCCAGATACATTGGAATCAAGGAAAGCGTTCAATATCCTTCCTAATGAATTTCAATCTGATACACCAAGGATTTCACCCAAAAAAACAATGCAGTTGCTAGGTCCTACTTGTGAAGGTGTTGAGAGAATTGCAGCAAAACAAG GGGACACATTATGGTTGGCTACTGTGAAAACAAGTGACATCGAGGACGCTGGCAGTGACAATACAGCCTACATTACATTGTATGGAGACAAAGGGAAAACATCAGAAATTAATTTAGGAGTACCTGTACACACGCAACGATACTATAGAAATTCAATTAATGAAGCAGAT TTCAGAATTAAAGATGTCGGGGATCTATACAAAATAAGAATTGGACACGATAATGATGGTAATTGGTCCAGTTGGCATCTTGAAAGC GTAATACTGACTAACTTGGAAACTAGCAAGGAATACAATTTTGATTGCAATCAATGGCTTTCACGTGAAAAATCTGATGGCAAAATCTTCAGGGAATTTGCTGTGAAGAAAGCAGATCAAGACATCCAACCACAAG AGAATCAACACAAGGACAAACAAAAG GTGATGGCTGATAACAAATTAGAAGCAGAAAGCGAAGTAAAAGTTATGTCAAAGCTATCTGGTAAAGCTTTATGTTACAATAATAAAAACCAAAAACTTCATGGAACTGGTCAGGGAAAACATTGCT GTACTTGGTCAATTCGCAATGGCGAAGACGCAGACACACACCTGCTGTTTTCAGTGTATGACTCAAAGTACATAGCAATCAATGAAAATCAAATTCACTTAACAAAG GGTAACCCCGGCCTGTTAAATGAATTTTATGTTTTAACGAATGCCGATGGTGAAGCATCTTTTGAAAGTGTCGTATACAGTGGTATCTTTTTGGGATGCGATGAGAAGGGTCAAATTGCAATTGCTAAAGGTACAGCTCAAAACAAATGGTTTTATATAAAAGCAAAG ATGTCTGAGATACCAACAACAGAAGAACATGAAAAAATTATATGTGAAGACGCTTCAAACATTGTTAACGTCAATGATAAAAGTGAAGAAGTAGTCAGACCAGCcgaaaacaatgaaacgaaagaaattaaaaacataaaaaaccttTGCATAAACAAGAAGAAAGGGGACAATagtaaaaacaaacagaatTCGGCGAAAAAAGAGCAAACTTTTATTTCTAGTTCTAATCCTTCGAAACAAACACCCCCTTTAATATTACCTAGATATTCCCCAGTACCACCATCAACTGGGAAACCTACTTACAAAAGGATACCACCTAGGGCGAATAGACCATCTTCTTCAACGTTGTCAAATTTTACACCTCAATCAGATTGCAGCAAGTCAATAAACAAAG AGAGAGATACTGGATATTCCACTAGAAGAAAAGGGGCAAAGCAAGaacaaaacaaagataaaaGTAACGTTAAACGAGAATTGCAAAACATTAGCGTGGAATACAACGATGAAACGAAAAAAGAAGACCTAATTGACTCtgcaaaacaaaatgaaaagcaACCAGTTGTTGACCAAGTACCTGTGGAGAtaattttagataaaaaagaaacaaacaagatGAGGAAAAAGAAAGCTAAACTAAAGAAAGaggaaaaaaagaaggaaaaaaagaaactaGTGATTCCTtcggaaaagaaaaaaagtaaggATAAAGACAGTACAAAGGAAAAATCAGAGCCTGTTGTGGAGAAAGTAGAAGACACCACAGAAAACTTCATCCAGTCCGAGTCAGATGTTGTAACGAAAGATGTTTTCCCAAAAGAAACACTGAAAGAAAAGGATGacacaaaagaaaatgaaaataacaaaGAATCAAGGAAATATAGGCAGACTAAAGAGGAAAAATTAAGAGTTGAGAAATGCAAAAATAGAAAAGCAGGAAATTGTCAAGGTAAGCAGTTAGATGACAAAGAAGGAATGCGGCATAAAAAAACTATTGGAAATGAAAATGAAGATAAGGACAAGAAAGATAGCAAAGGAAATGAAAAACCATTAATAGGAGAGGAAGATAAAGAAGTAGGAGgttgtcaaaaaaataaaaaacctaaGTTAGACAAAGTAACAGATCCAGAAAAAGAAGTGGAAGAACAACCACAACAAGAACGAGAAGATAAAAAATGTGAGATAAAAGacgttgaaaataattttaagcgTAAAAAAGAAGGAAATGTAGGAGATAAACAGGTAAGAGTAACTTGTAAGAAACAGGAGGAAGTTGATATGGAAGGTGAACTGGAGAGAATAATAGAAACTTCTGTGAGCATAGCGGAAATTaaagatgaagaaaaaaaagttaaagagaAGGAAGTGAACTATTGTGGACTAGAAGATGTCCTGAATGAAAGTATTGAAGAGAATAGGAAAAAGAAGGAAgaggttaaagaaaaaaaagaagtaaacgAGAAAAAAGTTATGGAAATTAAAGAAGAGCCACAAAATGAAATTATTGcaataaaagaaaatgaagataaaaataacaacaacgaaCAGCAAAGAAGTCAAAATGTAAGTACCAAAGACAAGAAATCTCATgtcattgaaaaaaataatgaagaacAAGTTATAGAAGAACAAAAAGTAGGCTTTTCACAAGAAAGACAAAATATAGAGGAACCAATTAAAAGTCAACTTGAAAACAAAGATGCAGATGAAGCAATTCATGAAACAGATAAAAAGCCAGATAAAAAATCAAGAACGAAAAACAGAAAACTGAAAGAGGATGACGAAGAatacataaaatatttaaacaggTTTAATTTGTGGCGAGAAACAAGGCTAAAACAACTTCACAATATTGACTTAtga